One genomic segment of Gossypium arboreum isolate Shixiya-1 chromosome 3, ASM2569848v2, whole genome shotgun sequence includes these proteins:
- the LOC108476222 gene encoding hydroxyproline O-galactosyltransferase GALT4, whose amino-acid sequence MKLAKFDSLVSLSRLRLVQFLMGVLCLYLLFMSFEIPLVFKTASAGFYTDALPRPLFLESEEDFTDKSAPARPTDDPKLVRLAGSRTPPHRMWEYKEVSGLLFNESSFDSNASKDEFSVLHKTARHAFVVGKKLWDDLQSPQNKSDSEPELQNQKQNRTGSCSESISLSGSEFVNRSRVLVIPCGLTLGSHITVVGMPHWAHAEYDPKIAILKEGDESVMVTQFMMELQGLKTVEGEDPPRILHFNPRLKGDWSGKPVIEQNTCYRMQWGTALRCEGWKSRADEETVDGQVKCEKWIRDDDNGSEESKATWWLKRLIGRKNKVALDWPYPFAEGRLFVLTLSAGLEGYHVNVDGRHVTSFPYRTGFVLEDATGLSLKGDLDVHSVFAAALPTSHPSFAPQKHLERLSKWKAPPLPEGNVELFIGILSAGNHFAERMAVRKSWVQHKLIKSSKVVARFFVALNGRKDVNVELKKEAEYFGDIVIVPYMDNYDLVVLKTVAICEYGIRTVAAKYIMKCDDDTFVRVDPVIKEAKKLGDRSLYIGNMNYYHKPLRNGKWAVTYEEWPEEEYPPYANGPGYIVSSDIAQFIVDEFENHKLRLFKMEDVSMGMWVEKFNSSKAVEYQHSLKFCQFGCIEDYYTAHYQSPRQMLCMWDKLRKQGRPQCCNMR is encoded by the exons ATGAAGCTAGCAAAATTTGACTCGTTAGTGTCGCTGAGTCGACTTCGGCTGGTTCAGTTCTTGATGGGGGTTTTGTGTCTTTACCTTCTCTTCATGAGCTTCGAAATCCCGCTGGTTTTCAAAACCGCTTCGGCGGGCTTTTACACCGACGCATTGCCGAGACCTTTGTTTCTAGAGAGCGAAGAGGACTTCACCGACAAATCGGCGCCTGCTCGCCCGACCGATGACCCGAAACTTGTCCGTCTAGCCGGAAGCAGGACGCCGCCGCATAGAATGTGGGAGTACAAGGAAGTATCGGGTCTTCTTTTCAACGAAAGCTCTTTCGACAGCAACGCTTCTAAAGACGAGTTCTCGGTGCTGCACAAAACCGCACGACACGCCTTCGTTGTCGGCAAGAAACTCTGGGACGACCTGCAATCGCCTCAAAACAAGTCCGATTCAGAACCCGAACTGCAAAATCAAAAGCAAAATCGAACCGGATCGTGCTCGGAATCAATTTCCTTGTCCGGGTCGGAGTTCGTGAACCGGAGTCGGGTCTTGGTCATACCCTGTGGGTTAACATTAGGGTCCCACATTACGGTGGTTGGGATGCCGCATTGGGCGCATGCAGAGTATGACCCGAAAATTGCAATCTTGAAAGAAGGGGATGAGTCAGTGATGGTAACGCAGTTTATGATGGAGCTGCAAGGGTTGAAGACGGTTGAAGGCGAGGATCCGCCGCGGATTCTTCATTTCAATCCAAGATTGAAAGGAGATTGGAGCGGGAAGCCCGTGATCGAGCAGAATACTTGCTACCGAATGCAGTGGGGAACAGCGTTGAGGTGCGAAGGGTGGAAGTCAAGAGCTGATGAGGAAACAG TTGATGGACAAGTTAAATGTGAGAAATGGATTCGAGATGATGACAATGGCTCTGAAGAATCAAAGGCTACATGGTGGTTGAAAAGATTGATAGGAAGAAAGAATAAGGTGGCACTTGATTGGCCGTACCCTTTTGCAGAGGGAAGGTTATTTGTTCTCACACTGAGTGCTGGATTGGAGGGTTACCATGTCAATGTTGATGGGCGCCATGTTACCTCATTTCCGTATCGAACT GGATTTGTGCTTGAGGATGCTACTGGGTTATCTCTAAAGGGTGATCTTGATGTTCACTCTGTATTTGCTGCTGCTTTGCCCACTTCACATCCAAGTTTTGCTCCACAAAAGCATCTTGAGAGGTTGAGTAAATGGAAGGCGCCACCACTTCCTGAAGGGAACGTAGAGCTTTTTATTGGCATCCTTTCTGCTGGCAATCATTTTGCAGAGAGGATGGCTGTGAGGAAGTCCTGGGTGCAACATAAGTTAATAAAGTCTTCAAAAGTAGTTGCTCGTTTTTTCGTAGCGCTG AATGGAAGAAAGGATGTAAATGTGGAACTAAAGAAGGAAGCAGAGTATTTTGGTGATATTGTTATAGTTCCTTACATGGATAACTATGACCTGGTTGTACTTAAGACAGTTGCCATCTGTGAATATGGG ATCCGTACGGTGGCTGCAAAATACATTATGAAGTGTGACGATGATACATTTGTCCGGGTAGACCCTGTGATTAAGGAAGCAAAGAAGCTTGGAGATAGAAGCCTGTATATAGGAAATATGAATTACTACCACAAACCCCTGCGAAACGGTAAATGGGCAGTAACGTATGAG GAATGGCCAGAGGAAGAATATCCTCCCTATGCGAATGGTCCGGGGTACATAGTTTCATCTGATATTGCGCAATTTATTGTGGATGAGTTTGAGAATCACAAGTTGCGA CTATTCAAGATGGAAGATGTGAGCATGGGAATGTGGGTGGAAAAATTCAATAGTTCAAAAGCAGTGGAGTACCAACACAGCTTGAAGTTTTGCCAGTTCGGATGCATCGAGGATTATTACACTGCGCATTACCAATCTCCTAGACAAATGTTATGCATGTGGGATAAATTACGAAAACAAGGAAGGCCCCAATGCTGCAACATGAGATGA
- the LOC108476223 gene encoding wall-associated receptor kinase-like 10, whose product MKLKHHSSITLLPLLSLIFLPSLVSSQACQRTCGNLPIKFPFGTGPGCGDPRFQQYVTCDQQKLTLTTHTGNYPITNIDYSNQVIYISDPSMSTCGCSQPSKGFGLDWDAPFSFTDDNVFTLLDCSTTSSPIFRSNSYNVDNSSAVPLCDKQGAPICSYLYSCRAISMLNLPISTCCIYTPVDLGPSFEFNLPKLQCSSYSAFYSFSGQESNPDNWKYGISLKYKFNVYNDYPNACADCEKSSGACGYTGSYNSFICNCPNGINTTSTCFFVSSFNNGLRLLPSQTGTLLVYPLAWILAMVLL is encoded by the exons ATGAAGCTAAAACATCACTCGTCCATCACTCTCCTCCCCTTGCTCTCTTTGATCTTTCTTCCCTCCTTGGTCTCATCTCAGGCCTGCCAGAGAACCTGTGGCAATCTCCCCATCAAGTTCCCCTTTGGAACCGGCCCTGGCTGCGGTGATCCGCGCTTTCAACAGTATGTAACTTGCGACCAACAAAAACTCACCTTGACAACACACACCGGAAACTATCCCATAACCAACATAGACTACAGCAACCAAGTCATATACATCTCGGATCCTTCGATGTCGACTTGCGGTTGCTCTCAACCGAGCAAAGGCTTCGGCCTAGATTGGGACGCACCCTTTTCTTTCACGGACGACAACGTATTCACTCTCCTTGACTGCTCCACCACTTCGTCACCCATTTTCAGATCCAACAGCTATAATGTTGATAACAGTAGTGCTGTTCCTCTATGTGACAAACAAGGTGCTCCCATTTGTAGTTACTTGTACTCTTGCAGGGCAATTAGCATGCTCAATCTCCCAATATCCACATGTTGCATATACACACCGGTAGATCTCGGCCCCTCGTTCGAATTCAATTTGCCGAAGCTGCAATGCTCTTCGTATTCCGCGTTCTATAGCTTCAGTGGCCAAGAATCAAACCCTGATAACTGGAAGTACGGAATATCGCTTAAATATAAGTTCAACGTTTATAATGACTACCCGAACGCATGCGCGGATTGTGAGAAAAGCAGCGGTGCCTGTGGATACACCGGAAGCTACAATTCATTTATTTGCAACTGTCCTAATGGCATAAACACCACCTCTACTTGTTTCTTTGTATCATCGTTTAATAATGGGCTGAGGCTACTCCCATCGCAGACGG GAACTTTGTTGGTCTATCCACTGGCATGGATACTGGCTATGGTCCTGCTATAG